The proteins below are encoded in one region of Serratia symbiotica:
- a CDS encoding FeoC-like transcriptional regulator — MTSLLQVRDALALHGNVQAQQLSRLLGAPAPLVQAMLERLTAMGKVMRIEQDNNTCLSGSCKSCPQGQGCSTVVYRLK, encoded by the coding sequence ATGACCAGTCTGCTGCAAGTGCGTGATGCGCTTGCACTGCACGGCAACGTACAGGCGCAACAGCTCAGCCGTCTGTTAGGTGCGCCGGCACCGCTGGTGCAGGCGATGCTGGAACGTTTAACGGCCATGGGTAAGGTGATGCGCATTGAGCAGGATAACAACACCTGCCTGAGCGGCAGTTGCAAAAGCTGCCCGCAAGGGCAAGGGTGCAGTACGGTGGTGTATCGATTGAAGTGA
- the bioH gene encoding pimeloyl-ACP methyl ester esterase BioH — MTALYRQIIGEGGRDLVLLHGWGLNAEVWGCMLARLTPHFRLHLVDLPGYGRSQGFGAMSLEQMAERALTAAPPQAWWLGWSLGGLVASQAALMQPKRVRGLITVASSPCFAVRGDWPGIRPDVLSGFQHQLSQDFQRTIERFLALQTLGTNNARQDARLLKSVVLNQPMPTVEVLNGGLEILRTADLRQPLAGLALPLLRVYGYLDGLVPRKVAERLDISWPHSASVMVSKAAHAPFISHPDEFASIIVSFSAAH, encoded by the coding sequence ATGACAGCGTTGTATCGGCAAATAATAGGTGAAGGTGGACGCGATCTTGTGCTGCTGCACGGTTGGGGTTTGAATGCCGAGGTATGGGGCTGCATGCTGGCGCGGCTGACGCCGCATTTTCGCCTACATTTGGTCGATCTGCCCGGCTATGGCCGCAGCCAAGGGTTTGGCGCGATGTCGCTAGAGCAGATGGCGGAGAGGGCGCTCACGGCCGCGCCGCCACAGGCTTGGTGGCTCGGCTGGTCACTTGGTGGGCTGGTGGCCAGCCAGGCAGCGCTGATGCAGCCGAAGCGAGTACGCGGGTTGATCACCGTCGCGTCCTCGCCGTGCTTTGCCGTGCGAGGCGATTGGCCAGGTATCCGCCCGGACGTGTTGAGTGGTTTTCAGCATCAGTTGAGTCAGGATTTCCAACGCACCATTGAGCGCTTTTTGGCCTTACAGACGTTGGGTACTAATAACGCGCGTCAGGATGCCCGCCTGCTGAAATCGGTGGTGCTCAATCAGCCGATGCCCACAGTTGAGGTGTTGAACGGCGGCCTGGAGATATTGCGCACCGCTGATCTACGCCAGCCGTTGGCGGGATTGGCTCTGCCGCTGCTGCGTGTCTATGGCTATCTCGATGGATTGGTGCCGCGCAAGGTCGCTGAACGGCTCGACATTAGTTGGCCGCATTCAGCCTCGGTGATGGTGTCTAAAGCTGCCCACGCGCCTTTTATTTCTCATCCTGACGAGTTCGCGTCGATTATTGTGTCTTTTAGTGCAGCACATTAA
- the gntX gene encoding DNA utilization protein GntX: MLSIRSRCWLCRQPLQLIQHGICSYCLRHLPAKPLCCPRCALPAGSPLLPCGRCLQQPPPWQRLVFASDYIPPLSQLVKRFKFQHAPELAPTLARLMLLSWLQARRELYLNKPDLILAVPLQAKRCWHRGYNQSDLLAWPLAYWLSCTYRPAALRRIRKTLLQQQLNAGGRRRNLRNAFDCDEQVAGRHIALLDDVVTTGSTVAEIATLLHRQGAASLQIWCICRTL; encoded by the coding sequence ATGCTATCAATCCGCAGCCGGTGTTGGCTATGTCGGCAACCATTACAGCTTATCCAACACGGCATCTGTAGCTACTGCCTGCGTCATCTACCGGCCAAACCACTGTGCTGCCCGCGCTGTGCGCTGCCTGCTGGCAGTCCGCTACTCCCCTGTGGCCGCTGCCTGCAACAGCCGCCACCCTGGCAACGGTTGGTGTTCGCCAGCGACTATATTCCCCCACTAAGCCAGTTGGTTAAGAGGTTCAAGTTTCAACACGCCCCCGAGCTAGCACCCACACTGGCGCGCCTGATGCTGTTAAGCTGGTTGCAAGCACGCAGAGAGCTGTATCTGAACAAACCCGATCTGATTTTGGCTGTCCCCTTACAAGCAAAACGCTGCTGGCATCGCGGCTATAATCAGAGCGATCTGTTAGCCTGGCCACTAGCATATTGGCTGAGCTGTACCTATCGACCAGCGGCATTGCGCCGGATACGCAAAACTCTCCTACAGCAGCAACTCAATGCCGGTGGGCGGCGGCGCAATCTGCGCAACGCCTTTGATTGCGATGAGCAAGTCGCAGGGCGGCATATCGCCCTGTTGGATGATGTGGTCACCACGGGCAGTACGGTGGCGGAAATCGCTACATTGTTGCATCGGCAGGGTGCCGCATCACTACAAATATGGTGCATCTGCCGCACGTTGTAG
- the nfuA gene encoding Fe-S biogenesis protein NfuA, with protein sequence MIHITDAAQEHFAKLLANQEIGTQIRVFVINPGTPTAECGVSYCPPDAVEATDTELQFEKLSAFVDELSAPYLDDAEIDFVTDQLGSQLTLKAPNAKMRKVDDNAPLMERVEYLLQSQINPQLAGHGGRVTLMEITDDNLAILQFGGGCNGCSMVDVTLKEGIEKELLLKFPELKGVRDLTEHQRGEHSYY encoded by the coding sequence ATGATCCATATAACAGATGCTGCACAGGAACACTTTGCCAAACTGTTGGCAAATCAAGAAATAGGCACCCAAATCCGTGTATTCGTGATCAACCCCGGCACGCCAACGGCGGAATGTGGTGTCTCTTATTGCCCACCAGACGCAGTAGAAGCCACGGACACCGAACTACAGTTCGAAAAATTATCTGCCTTTGTCGATGAACTGAGCGCACCGTATTTGGACGATGCCGAAATCGACTTCGTCACCGACCAGCTGGGTTCACAACTGACGCTAAAAGCGCCAAATGCCAAAATGCGCAAGGTGGACGATAATGCGCCGCTGATGGAACGCGTTGAATACCTGCTGCAATCGCAGATCAACCCGCAACTGGCTGGCCACGGTGGCCGCGTGACGTTGATGGAGATCACCGATGACAACCTGGCGATCCTGCAATTTGGCGGCGGCTGTAACGGCTGCTCCATGGTTGACGTGACGCTGAAGGAAGGGATCGAGAAAGAGCTGTTGCTGAAGTTCCCGGAGTTGAAAGGCGTGCGCGATCTGACCGAGCATCAGCGCGGTGAGCACTCCTACTACTAA
- a CDS encoding DeoR family transcriptional regulator — translation MTECQRHNAILNLLPRQEQISVADVIAVFNISPTTPLHDINKPNEIGKLRQARNGAEAT, via the coding sequence GTGACTGAGTGCCAGCGCCACAATGCCATTCTCAATCTCTTACCGCGTCAGGAGCAAATTTCCGTGGCGGACGTGATAGCAGTGTTTAATATCTCTCCAACCACCCCGCTCCACGACATCAATAAGCCGAATGAAATTGGCAAGTTGCGCCAAGCCCGCAACGGCGCTGAAGCCACGTAG
- the glpE gene encoding thiosulfate sulfurtransferase GlpE, which produces MEQFEAINVEQAYTRWKDGSAALVDIRDPQSFDAGHAPGAFHLTNTSLQAFMLQHDIARPVMVMCYHGNSSRSVAQYLLHQGFDTVYSIDGGFEAWVRQYPQHVETSA; this is translated from the coding sequence ATGGAACAGTTTGAAGCGATCAACGTTGAGCAAGCTTACACCCGCTGGAAAGATGGCAGTGCCGCTCTGGTTGATATTCGCGATCCGCAGAGTTTTGATGCCGGGCATGCGCCGGGTGCCTTCCACCTCACTAACACCAGCCTGCAAGCATTCATGCTACAACATGACATCGCCCGCCCGGTCATGGTGATGTGCTACCACGGCAACAGTAGCCGCAGCGTGGCGCAATACCTGTTGCATCAGGGATTTGACACGGTCTATAGCATTGACGGCGGCTTTGAAGCCTGGGTGCGCCAGTATCCACAGCACGTTGAAACCTCAGCATAA
- the glpG gene encoding rhomboid family intramembrane serine protease GlpG — protein MVRVTAVSNPRLALAFVDYMATQGITLTLRNSSNAAEIWLTDANHLEHVQHELQQFLVDPLSRRYQAASWQTGHTDARLHYQGYSYLQALCSKAGPLTLSVMGLCIAVYILMQLLGDSTLMYWLSWPRDRSQYLQLWRGFSHAFLHFFLLHITFNLLWWWYLGGPVEKCLGTGKLLVLTVASAFFSGWVQSLFSGALFGGLSGVVYALIGYVWLSGERAPACGLMLPRGLMVFSVLWLVVGYFDILGMSIANAAHVAGLMIGLLMAFWDTRQRTRLEQ, from the coding sequence ATGGTTAGAGTAACCGCCGTCTCCAACCCGCGCCTGGCATTGGCCTTTGTCGATTATATGGCGACCCAGGGCATAACGCTGACGCTGCGTAACAGCAGCAACGCGGCAGAAATCTGGCTGACTGACGCCAACCACCTGGAACACGTGCAGCATGAGTTGCAGCAGTTTTTGGTCGATCCACTTAGCCGTCGCTATCAGGCTGCGAGTTGGCAAACCGGCCATACCGACGCCAGGCTGCACTATCAAGGCTATTCCTACCTTCAGGCACTGTGCAGCAAGGCTGGGCCGCTGACATTGAGCGTGATGGGGCTGTGCATCGCGGTATACATCCTGATGCAGTTGCTGGGCGATAGTACCCTGATGTACTGGCTATCATGGCCGCGGGATCGCAGTCAATACCTACAGCTATGGCGCGGGTTCAGCCACGCGTTCCTGCACTTCTTCCTGCTGCATATCACCTTTAATCTACTGTGGTGGTGGTATCTCGGCGGCCCGGTGGAAAAATGCCTCGGTACTGGCAAACTGTTGGTGCTGACAGTGGCCTCAGCATTTTTCAGCGGTTGGGTGCAATCGTTGTTCAGCGGTGCGCTGTTTGGCGGCCTGTCTGGTGTGGTCTACGCACTGATAGGCTATGTCTGGCTCTCTGGCGAACGGGCACCTGCATGCGGCCTAATGCTGCCACGCGGCCTGATGGTATTTTCAGTACTATGGCTAGTGGTTGGATATTTCGATATTTTAGGAATGTCGATCGCCAACGCGGCACATGTGGCCGGCCTAATGATAGGTCTACTGATGGCATTTTGGGACACACGCCAGCGCACGCGCCTAGAGCAATAA
- a CDS encoding DeoR/GlpR family transcriptional regulator, whose protein sequence is MKQAQRHGAIIELLRLQGYVSTEELVEHFDVSPQTIRRDLNELADQNMIQRHHGGAALPSSSVNAAYNDRKVMWSVEKARIAQRVACQIPDGATLFIDIGTTPEAVAHALINHKNLRVVTNNLNVATLLTAKEDFCLILAGGEVRARDGGIMGEATLDFISQFRLDYGILGISGIDMDGSLLEFDYHEVRTKRAIIENSRCVMLVTDHSKFGRNAMVNLGNMNLIDYLFTDQRPSPSMMKIIEQYDVQLELC, encoded by the coding sequence GTGAAGCAAGCACAGCGTCATGGCGCAATTATCGAACTGCTGCGTCTACAGGGTTATGTCAGCACAGAAGAACTGGTTGAACACTTTGACGTCAGCCCACAAACGATTCGCCGTGATTTGAATGAGCTGGCCGATCAGAACATGATCCAACGCCACCATGGTGGCGCTGCGTTGCCTTCCAGTTCGGTCAATGCCGCCTATAACGATCGCAAAGTGATGTGGTCGGTAGAGAAAGCGCGCATCGCCCAGCGCGTCGCTTGCCAGATCCCAGATGGTGCTACGCTGTTTATCGATATCGGTACCACACCGGAAGCGGTGGCTCATGCGCTGATCAACCACAAGAACCTGCGGGTGGTGACCAACAACCTGAACGTCGCCACCCTGCTGACCGCCAAGGAAGACTTTTGTCTAATCCTGGCTGGCGGTGAGGTACGCGCCCGCGATGGCGGTATCATGGGTGAAGCCACACTGGACTTCATCTCTCAGTTCCGACTGGATTACGGCATTCTCGGCATCAGCGGCATCGATATGGACGGTTCGCTGCTGGAATTCGATTATCACGAAGTGCGCACTAAACGTGCCATTATCGAAAACTCCCGTTGCGTGATGTTGGTTACTGACCATTCCAAATTCGGCCGCAACGCCATGGTCAACCTGGGTAACATGAACCTGATTGACTACCTGTTCACTGATCAACGTCCCTCGCCCAGCATGATGAAGATCATTGAGCAATACGATGTGCAACTGGAGTTGTGCTGA
- the glpD gene encoding glycerol-3-phosphate dehydrogenase, which translates to METKDLIVIGGGINGVGIAADAAGRGLSVLLLEAQDLACATSSASSKLIHGGLRYLEHYEFRLVSEALAEREVLLKLAPHITFPMRFRLPYQPQLRPAWMIRLGLFLYDHLGKRTSLAGSKSLRFGAESVLKPELKNGFEYSDCWVDDARLVVLNAQEVEKHGGEVRTRTKVTRAWRENGLWRVEALDINSGKTFTWRAQGLVNATGPWVKHFFDDSLKLKSPYRIRLSKGSHIVVPRVHRQPQSYILQNEDQRIVFVIPWNDEFSIIGTTDMEYHGDPQGVKIDENEINYLLNVYNHYFKKPLSRNDIVWSYSGVRPLCDDESDSPQAVTRDYTLDIQDEQGKAPLLSVFGGKLTTYRKLAEHAMEKLAHYYPGCGPAWTKNITLPGGDIAGDRDSYAAKLCRERDWLPGSMARRYAHTYGSHSELILAAANSLGDLGEDFGHGLYQAELHYLIEKEWVVELDDAIWRRTKLGLWLDAAQQARVKTWLAKYTKRLSLVY; encoded by the coding sequence GTGGAAACCAAGGATCTGATAGTGATCGGTGGCGGCATTAACGGTGTCGGCATCGCGGCGGACGCTGCCGGGCGTGGGCTATCGGTACTGCTACTGGAGGCGCAAGATTTGGCCTGTGCGACCTCTTCCGCCAGTTCTAAGCTGATCCACGGTGGCCTGCGCTATCTGGAACACTACGAATTTCGTTTAGTGAGCGAAGCGCTGGCCGAACGTGAAGTGCTGCTGAAACTGGCACCGCACATCACATTCCCGATGCGTTTCCGTCTGCCATACCAGCCGCAGCTACGTCCGGCCTGGATGATCCGCCTCGGCCTGTTCCTGTACGATCACCTGGGCAAACGCACCAGTCTGGCGGGCAGCAAAAGCTTGCGCTTTGGAGCAGAATCGGTTCTGAAGCCTGAGCTAAAGAACGGTTTCGAATATTCTGACTGCTGGGTCGACGATGCACGCCTGGTGGTGCTAAATGCGCAGGAAGTGGAAAAGCACGGCGGCGAAGTGCGCACCCGCACCAAAGTGACCCGCGCATGGCGTGAAAACGGCCTGTGGAGGGTGGAAGCGCTCGACATCAACAGCGGCAAAACTTTTACCTGGCGCGCTCAGGGCCTGGTAAACGCCACTGGCCCCTGGGTGAAACACTTCTTCGACGACAGCCTTAAGCTGAAATCACCTTACCGCATCCGCCTGAGCAAAGGTAGCCACATCGTGGTGCCACGCGTGCACCGTCAGCCACAGTCCTACATTTTGCAGAACGAAGACCAGCGCATCGTCTTCGTGATCCCATGGAATGATGAGTTCTCTATCATCGGCACCACCGATATGGAATACCATGGTGATCCGCAAGGGGTGAAGATCGACGAGAATGAAATCAACTACCTGCTAAACGTGTACAACCACTACTTCAAGAAACCGTTGAGCCGCAACGACATCGTCTGGAGCTACTCCGGCGTCCGTCCGCTGTGCGATGACGAGTCTGATTCTCCACAAGCAGTCACTCGCGACTACACACTGGACATACAGGATGAGCAGGGCAAAGCACCGTTGCTATCGGTGTTCGGCGGCAAACTGACCACCTACCGCAAGCTGGCTGAGCATGCGATGGAAAAGCTGGCACACTACTACCCGGGCTGCGGCCCGGCGTGGACCAAAAATATTACGCTGCCTGGCGGCGACATCGCTGGCGATCGCGACAGCTACGCCGCCAAACTGTGCCGTGAGCGCGACTGGCTACCGGGATCCATGGCGCGCCGCTATGCTCACACCTATGGTAGCCACAGCGAATTGATCCTGGCCGCTGCCAACAGCCTAGGTGATCTGGGTGAAGATTTCGGCCACGGCCTGTACCAAGCCGAGCTACACTACCTGATCGAGAAAGAATGGGTAGTGGAACTAGACGACGCCATCTGGCGACGCACTAAGCTGGGCCTGTGGCTCGACGCGGCGCAGCAGGCGCGGGTGAAAACCTGGCTGGCGAAATACACAAAAAGGCTATCTCTGGTTTACTAA
- the asd gene encoding aspartate-semialdehyde dehydrogenase: MKNVGFIGWRGMVGSVLMHRMMEEHDFDAIRPVFFSTSQPGSAAPAFGGQRGRLQDAYDVDALSALDIIITCQGGEYTNEVYPKLRKSGWQGYWIDAASSLRMWDDAIIILDPVNYAVIQQGLDKGIKTFVGGNCTVSLMLMSLGGLFANGWVEWASVATYQAASGGGARHMRELLTQMGLLHAEVAQELHNPASAILDIERKVTTATRSGKLPIDNFGVPLAGSLIPWIDKPLDNGQSREEWKGQAEINKILNTSSVIPIDGLCVRVGALRCHSQAFTLKLKKDISLPEIEQTLAMHNDWVRVIPNDRELTLRELTPAAVTGTLNTPVGRLRKLNMGPHYLSAFTVGDQLLWGAAEPLRRMLNILL, from the coding sequence ATGAAAAATGTTGGTTTCATCGGCTGGCGCGGAATGGTCGGCTCGGTTCTCATGCACCGTATGATGGAAGAGCACGATTTTGATGCCATTCGCCCAGTCTTTTTCTCCACTTCACAGCCCGGTTCCGCTGCGCCAGCATTCGGTGGCCAGCGGGGCAGGTTACAGGATGCCTATGATGTTGATGCACTGAGCGCGCTCGACATCATTATTACCTGCCAAGGCGGAGAGTATACCAACGAAGTTTATCCTAAGCTGCGTAAAAGCGGTTGGCAGGGTTACTGGATTGACGCCGCCTCTTCACTGCGCATGTGGGATGATGCCATCATTATCTTGGATCCGGTCAACTACGCGGTGATCCAACAGGGGCTGGATAAAGGCATCAAGACCTTTGTTGGCGGCAACTGTACCGTCAGCCTGATGCTGATGTCGCTCGGTGGCCTGTTCGCCAACGGCTGGGTGGAGTGGGCATCAGTCGCCACCTATCAGGCGGCCTCTGGCGGTGGGGCGCGCCACATGCGTGAACTACTGACCCAAATGGGCCTGCTGCACGCTGAGGTCGCGCAAGAGTTACATAACCCTGCCTCGGCGATTTTGGATATCGAACGTAAGGTAACCACAGCCACCCGCAGCGGCAAGCTGCCAATCGATAACTTCGGTGTACCGCTGGCTGGCAGTCTGATCCCATGGATCGACAAGCCGCTTGATAACGGACAGAGTCGTGAAGAGTGGAAAGGCCAGGCGGAGATCAACAAAATTTTGAATACCTCCAGTGTGATCCCTATAGATGGTCTGTGCGTACGCGTTGGTGCACTGCGCTGCCACAGCCAGGCGTTCACCCTGAAGCTGAAAAAAGACATCTCGTTGCCGGAAATCGAACAAACGCTGGCAATGCATAACGACTGGGTACGGGTGATCCCGAATGACCGCGAACTGACCCTGCGTGAACTGACGCCAGCAGCGGTGACCGGCACGTTGAATACGCCGGTCGGGCGGTTGCGCAAGCTGAATATGGGGCCGCATTACCTGTCTGCATTTACCGTGGGTGACCAACTGCTTTGGGGCGCGGCCGAACCGCTGCGCCGTATGTTGAATATCCTGTTGTGA
- a CDS encoding YhgN family NAAT transporter, which produces MTEMISATVLLFLIMDPLGNLPIFMSVLKHLEPRRRRVVLIRELLIALLLMLIFLFAGEKILAFLNLRTETVSISGGIILFLIAIKMIFPSQEGNSSGLSVGEEPFLVPLAIPLVAGPSILAALMLLSHQYPNLLPHLVIALLVAWGISAAILLMSNLFLRLLGSKGVSALERLMGLILVMLSTQMFLDGVRDYMKL; this is translated from the coding sequence ATGACAGAGATGATTTCAGCTACGGTGTTGCTGTTTTTAATCATGGATCCACTGGGAAACCTGCCGATTTTTATGTCGGTACTCAAGCACCTGGAGCCGCGTCGCCGGCGAGTGGTACTGATCCGCGAGTTGTTGATCGCCCTGCTGCTAATGCTGATCTTCCTGTTTGCTGGTGAGAAGATCCTGGCGTTCCTCAACCTACGCACCGAGACCGTTTCCATCTCCGGCGGGATCATTTTGTTTCTGATCGCCATCAAGATGATTTTCCCCTCGCAGGAGGGCAACAGCTCTGGGCTTTCCGTTGGTGAGGAACCCTTTTTAGTGCCGCTGGCGATCCCGCTGGTAGCTGGGCCGTCGATTCTGGCAGCACTGATGCTGCTGTCGCACCAGTACCCAAACTTGCTGCCTCATCTGGTGATAGCACTGTTGGTTGCATGGGGGATTTCTGCGGCTATCCTACTGATGTCTAATCTGTTCCTGCGCCTGTTGGGTAGCAAAGGGGTCAGTGCGTTGGAAAGATTGATGGGTTTGATTCTGGTGATGCTGTCCACCCAGATGTTCCTAGACGGCGTGCGGGATTACATGAAACTGTAG
- the gntK gene encoding gluconokinase, producing the protein MSHPQNHVFILMGVSGSGKSAVARAVAHDINAAMLDGDYLHPRANINKMAAGHALDDNDRTPWLVALNDAIFAMQRTNGVSLLVCSALKKRYRDRLREGNSNVHFIYLKGDKAVIEARLKQRKGHFFKPQMLVSQFATLEEPDAQEQDVQAIDINQPLDGVVADIIAYVQGVASR; encoded by the coding sequence ATGAGTCACCCGCAAAACCACGTATTTATCTTGATGGGGGTTTCAGGTAGCGGCAAATCCGCCGTGGCTCGTGCCGTTGCCCATGACATCAATGCCGCCATGCTGGATGGCGATTACCTACACCCACGGGCTAACATCAACAAAATGGCTGCCGGGCATGCACTAGACGATAACGATCGTACCCCGTGGCTGGTGGCGTTGAATGACGCTATCTTCGCCATGCAACGCACCAATGGGGTGTCGCTGCTGGTGTGCTCAGCGCTGAAAAAGCGCTATCGTGACCGTCTGCGTGAGGGCAACAGCAACGTGCATTTCATCTACCTGAAAGGGGATAAGGCGGTGATTGAAGCACGTCTAAAGCAGCGCAAGGGGCATTTCTTCAAACCGCAGATGTTAGTTTCCCAGTTTGCCACGTTGGAAGAACCAGATGCGCAGGAGCAGGATGTGCAGGCGATCGATATCAACCAGCCGCTGGACGGTGTGGTTGCTGATATTATCGCTTATGTTCAGGGCGTGGCGTCCCGTTAA
- the gntT gene encoding gluconate transporter, whose protein sequence is MPLVIVAGGVALLLLLMIRFKLNGFISLVLVALVVGIAQGMPGDKVIGSIKAGVGSTLGSLALIMGFGAMLGKLLADCGGAQRIATTLIDIFGKKYLQWAVMLTGFTVGFALFYEVGFVLLLPLVFNIAASARIPLLYVGVPMVAALSVTHGFLPPHPGPTAIASLFHADMGKTLLYGTLLAIPTMILAGPVYAHFLKGIDKPVLEGLYNPKTFTEEEMPGFAVSIATSLVPVILMALRALAEMALPQEHRLLHLAEFFGDPVMATLIAVLIAIFTFGLNLGRTMDEVMGTVSDSIKIIAMMMLITGGGGAFKQVLVDSGVEQYIASQMAGSNVSPILMAWSIAAALRLALGPATVAAIAAGGIVAPLIATTGVSPELMVIAVGSGSVVFSHVNDPGFWLFKKYFNLSIMETIKSWSVLETIISVCGLVGCLLLSTII, encoded by the coding sequence ATGCCATTAGTGATTGTTGCAGGCGGTGTAGCGCTACTATTGTTGCTGATGATTCGTTTTAAATTGAACGGCTTTATCTCTTTGGTTCTGGTTGCTCTGGTGGTAGGGATTGCGCAAGGCATGCCGGGGGATAAAGTGATCGGTTCCATCAAGGCTGGCGTTGGCAGCACCTTGGGTAGCCTGGCGTTGATCATGGGCTTTGGTGCCATGCTTGGCAAGCTGTTGGCAGATTGTGGTGGTGCTCAACGCATCGCTACCACGTTGATCGACATATTCGGTAAAAAATACCTCCAGTGGGCGGTGATGTTGACCGGCTTTACCGTTGGCTTCGCGCTGTTTTATGAGGTTGGTTTCGTGTTGCTGCTGCCATTGGTGTTCAACATCGCCGCCTCCGCGCGCATTCCGTTACTGTATGTCGGTGTGCCGATGGTGGCCGCGCTGTCGGTGACCCATGGTTTCCTGCCCCCTCACCCTGGCCCAACGGCGATCGCCTCCCTCTTTCATGCCGATATGGGCAAAACCCTGTTATACGGCACGCTACTGGCTATCCCAACGATGATTCTGGCCGGCCCAGTCTACGCCCATTTTCTTAAAGGCATTGATAAGCCGGTGCTGGAAGGGCTGTATAACCCGAAAACGTTTACCGAAGAAGAAATGCCAGGTTTTGCTGTCAGCATTGCTACCTCTCTGGTGCCAGTGATCCTAATGGCGCTGCGTGCGCTAGCCGAAATGGCGTTGCCTCAGGAGCATCGCTTGCTGCATCTCGCTGAATTCTTCGGCGACCCGGTGATGGCGACACTGATTGCAGTGCTGATCGCGATTTTCACCTTTGGCCTAAACCTTGGCCGTACTATGGATGAAGTGATGGGTACTGTCAGCGACTCAATTAAAATCATCGCGATGATGATGTTGATCACTGGTGGTGGCGGTGCGTTCAAGCAGGTGCTGGTTGATAGCGGCGTAGAGCAATATATCGCCAGCCAGATGGCAGGCAGCAACGTCTCACCGATCCTGATGGCCTGGTCGATCGCTGCCGCGTTGCGCCTAGCGCTGGGGCCTGCCACTGTTGCAGCCATCGCTGCTGGTGGCATCGTAGCGCCGCTGATCGCTACTACCGGCGTCAGCCCGGAACTGATGGTCATTGCGGTGGGTTCTGGCAGCGTAGTTTTCTCTCACGTCAACGATCCGGGCTTCTGGTTGTTTAAGAAGTACTTCAACCTGAGCATCATGGAAACCATCAAATCTTGGTCGGTGCTGGAAACCATCATCTCGGTGTGTGGCCTGGTCGGTTGCTTGCTGTTGTCGACAATCATATAA
- the fetB gene encoding iron efflux ABC transporter permease subunit FetB: protein MNQHNITNESLALSIVLVVIAMLISHREKLALEKDIIWSICRAVVQLIIIGYVLKYIFDLNNALLTVLMVLFICFNAAYNAKKRSKYIEHTFVTSFIAITTGAVLTLAVLVLTHSIEFTPMQVIPISGMVAGNAMVAVGLCYSNLGQRFKGDQQQIQEMLSLGASPKFASTVLIRDSIRASLIPTIDSAKTVGLVSLPGMMSGLIFAGIDPVRAIKYQIMVTYMLLSTASLSSIIACYLAYRKFYNARHQLMVNMLK, encoded by the coding sequence ATGAACCAGCATAACATCACCAATGAATCATTAGCGCTGTCGATAGTATTGGTGGTTATCGCCATGCTGATCAGCCACCGGGAAAAGCTAGCGCTGGAAAAGGACATTATCTGGAGTATCTGCCGGGCGGTAGTGCAACTGATTATTATCGGCTATGTATTGAAATATATTTTCGATCTGAACAACGCGTTACTGACTGTGCTGATGGTACTGTTTATCTGCTTTAACGCGGCCTATAACGCCAAAAAGCGCAGTAAATACATCGAACATACGTTTGTCACCTCGTTTATCGCCATCACTACCGGCGCGGTGTTAACGTTAGCGGTGTTGGTATTGACTCACTCGATTGAGTTTACGCCGATGCAGGTGATCCCGATCTCCGGCATGGTAGCCGGTAATGCCATGGTGGCGGTGGGCTTGTGCTATAGTAACCTTGGGCAGCGTTTTAAAGGCGATCAACAGCAGATCCAAGAAATGCTCAGCTTGGGCGCTTCACCGAAGTTCGCTTCGACGGTGCTGATCCGCGATAGCATCCGTGCTTCACTGATTCCTACGATCGACTCGGCGAAAACCGTTGGGCTAGTGAGTTTGCCGGGCATGATGTCTGGCTTGATCTTTGCTGGCATCGATCCGGTAAGGGCGATTAAGTATCAGATTATGGTGACCTATATGCTGCTCTCTACCGCCAGCCTGTCGAGCATTATCGCTTGCTATCTGGCCTACCGTAAGTTTTACAACGCCCGCCATCAATTGATGGTCAACATGCTGAAATAG